AGGACAGATCGGGTCGGCGCGAATGCGTCGGGCACGTCATTAGCAACAAGATGATGAAAACCGTGGTGGTCGGCGTGCAACGGACCGTCACGCATCCCAAGTATCACAAGGTCATGCGGCGAGTGACCAAGCTGAAGGCGCATGACGAACAGGGGCAATGCCAGGTCGGCGATTTCGTGCGATTGGTGGAGACGCGTCCGATCAGCAAGCACAAACACTGGCGTGTGCTTGAGATCGTGGCCAAGCGAGGATGATCGAGGCGGATTGATGTCGGCGAAGCGAGAGTCGAGCACGCGATGATTCAGAACTATACATACATGGATGTGGCGGATAACTCCGGCGCCAGGCAAGTGATGTGTTTTCACGTCCTCGGCGGCT
The DNA window shown above is from Nitrospira tepida and carries:
- the rpsQ gene encoding 30S ribosomal protein S17, with translation MDTTEKDRSGRRECVGHVISNKMMKTVVVGVQRTVTHPKYHKVMRRVTKLKAHDEQGQCQVGDFVRLVETRPISKHKHWRVLEIVAKRG